The Sediminicola sp. YIK13 genomic sequence GTGGTTGTCCATTGTCCAAGATCTCCGCAACCCAACCTTCGTCGTTATTGGTCATATACAGGCTGCCATCGTCGTCGAAGGTCATGTTGTCCAGGCCTGGGTCCAGTGTACTGATCAGAGTTTTATCATCCTCTTCATCCGGGTTTACCTTAAAAAATTTTCCGGCCTGATCTAGAACATACAACATCCCGTCCGGACCAAATTTGGCCGCGGCAGGGTTGAACAGGTCTGAAGGTCCAAACGGGTCGCCTGCCACAATTCGTATCCTTTCATCGGCTAATCCGGCTAATAAGGCGCCTAGAAAATCTGGAAATTCGGATCCCGTAGCAAAAGCGTCTATGTCAATCGCTATAACGGCATTTAAGGCAAACAGGGGACCGTATAACCAAAGTCGTCCGTTTTCCCAACGGGTATCAAAGGAATTGAAAAATCCAAGGCAGAAACCGCCGGGGCATAAAATGATAGGTCTGGGCTCAAGGGTTTCTGGGTTTAATTCATATATCCCGTCTCCCAAGAAGTCTAAGGCTACAAAAAGCCGAGGCTTGCTTTCCGGATCATTCGGGTTGGGTTCAGAGAAGCGGACCGGGTTAACGCCCGGTGCAACCTCTTGATACCCCTCAAGTGAGCCATCCGGAGTTATTTTACCCACGAATCCAGTTAATATATCCGTATAGTAAATGTACTCTCCATCCGGGCTGAAGACAAGATCATCGGGACTATTCACGAATTCTGATAACCGCCGAATAATCTTGCCGCTGTTCTTGTTCATTACGGTAATGTTCTGTCCTGAAACACTGGCGACATACAAATTACCATCAGGTCCTACATCTAAACCGTTGGCGCCATTTAAAGAAGCTCCCTCGACCAGGGTCTTTAAAACAGATTTGTTGGACTTCGCATTGGTCGCCTCCAGATTATCAGCCTCCAGATCCAGCTCAGGGCTGCAGGAAAAGATCATCACAACTAGTGCCAGTACGGCCAGATAAGAAATTTTTTTTAGATTACTTTGAATTTTTACTTTCATAATTTTGGATTTTAGGTTACATTCTTAAAGCGTTAAGACCCATTGAAAATGAGAAAAAACAAGTATTAAATAATTATGAAGGGAACTAAACTAAGCGAGTTAATTTTTAAGGTAGGGGATTAATCGGATCTTTACAGTAATACCGGGACGAACATTTTGTTATAATGTCCGAGAAGGAGTAAATATTTACCGGGGATTTAAATTATATCAAAATTTTCATTTTCAGAAAGAAAGTGGGGTCTACCCTGGATTTAGTTCAGAAATGAAAGAAAAGATTCGCGCGTGCGGATCGAAGTTTTACATTTGTAGGAGTTGACTTTCTCTGGTCCATGAGCATGGCGAACTAACGCAGGTGGGACCACAGAAATTCAATCCAACCTATTTAACTAGATTGGTTTTTTTTGTTTACTTCAACTTAATTCTTTAGACTCTCTTCCGCCATGTTCACCAGCTGCCAATATGGAGGCAAATAATGATTTTCAGCTTTGAAGGCATTAGCTTTTAATACGGTGGCGGATTTGCAACGTTTAAACCGGTCTACAAAATCATTGTTCTTTAATGCGGTCACAGCGCCCATTCCTTCGGGGATAGCGCCTTCTTTTCCTATGACATTGAGAAAAAATGAATATCCTTTAACAACTCTTGCGACAGGCAGCATCCACATATTGTAATCGAGTTTTGCGCCTTTATTGGCACGGTCCAACAAGGCATCCATAACCGCATTGTCCAAATGATCCTGAAAAAGAATTTCTTTATCCCTCCATTCAGCTACAACACTTAGCTTTGGATCGTATTCTAGATCAGATGGCATTTGGGTCACGAAATTTTCCACTCCAAACGTATGAAGCCAATCAAAAACTCCATTTGATGAGATGGTAGACTCGTTCTCCCATAAGTCAATTCCATATTTTTTGTAGGCATATGATCCTACTTCAGAGCAGAACATAGCGGAAGAATCGTAAAAGTCCATTTTAAAGTCATAGGGAATATGTCTTGTTTGGGATTCATTGAAAATATAGAGCGATGCCTCATGTGGGAGCATAGGATTGGCGGTTATCTGTGCCAAATCTGCCCTTGGCCTCATGACCATAAACCTAAGTTTCTTGTCTTTTAAATACTCCTCCAATGTGGCTATAGCCACACCTTTTTCTATATGGGCTTCCACCAAATAGGGATCGTTTGTCTGTTTATCTATATATATAATTGCCACGTGTGAAAAATTTCCCGGCAAATCATTTCCTCTAGAAATAAATGCCGAAACTTCTGCTCCGCCTCGGCTGACCAGTAAATCACCGCTATGTACTTTTATTCCCAATATAGTAGCAGATGGAGTGGCGGAAGGTTCGTCCGAAACAAACATAGTGGAGACAAACTGATCATCGCTGGACTGTAGTAAAATTTCCTCCACAGTAGCTCTCATGCCATAAAGTATCCGGTAGGTGAGATTACGGGCGCTGGCCTTGTCGTTATCCCAAAAACGGGAATCAGATTTTAACTTTTTCCGTACCTGGTTATAATAACGAATATGCCAATCCGTTTTGTTTTTCTGTGCGGCAATCAATGGAGCTATCTGGAAAAATCTGTCCTCTATAATTTCATAAAAACCATCATCTGGCAGTGATGTTTTCTTTTCGTTTACAAGTAGGATACTGTCTGCTTCCATGGACAATTTCAACACTATGGAATCCAGAGTTTTATCTGGCATATTTTTCGCTTCGAGAAAATTACGTTCCAATGTTTTCCAAAGCTTGTCCTGGTCCCACGTAAAAGGATTTTGTGATGCCTTTTCGGGAGTAATTTTATTTTGGGGCATGGGAATAAGAAGTAGAAAGTACACCCCAATAAGTAGCAGTAAAAAAGCAAAAAATTTCTTCATAGTGTTTTCTGTACTAAAGCAGTTCACTGCTGTCCATCTAGTAAATATAGGTTATTTGGAGACTAATGGTCCATGTGGGCCCTATTATGGGTGAACCTCGTAATAATCAACTGCAAATGTCACAAATAGGTATTGAAACTGAATTGTCTGCAATACCTGTCAAAGTAGGTTATCTTTTTTCTAATTTTCGACTATGGTAACCATCCAATTTAAATACCAAGAAGCCCAATACCAGATTCAAAAGGCCAAGACCGGTTTCCAGGGGTTGGGCAAAAACCAAATATAGGAGGACCCATAAGCTCAGAACCAGGAAAGTGATTTGTGGAATAGGGAAAAAAGGGCTTCTAAATCCACTTTTGGTCGTGTTCTTTCGCCTTACCGCGAAGACCCCGGCCACCGCTAAGGCAGCAAATAACTGAAGTACAAATCCGCTGTAGATCATTACCTGCTCAAATGTTCCTGTGAATAACAACACAAGGGTAATGGCAGTTTGTAGCCATATAGCGCGCAAAGGAACCTTGTTTTTTGTCTTTTTTGAAAACCACCTCCAAAGGCCATGATCCTCGGCCATAACCTGGGTTACCCTGGGACCAGCCCATACCATGGCGCTGATACTTGAAATGAGCATTAAGGCTATTCCATAACTGATGAGCGCCCCACCCTTTTCACCAAATAGGGAGATAGCGGTTATCTGCCCAATCTCCAATTGTCCCTGTATGGCTTCCAACGGATTTTGCCTCAAGAATACAAATGTCAATAACACATAAAGGACACTTACCAATACGGTTCCCAAGAGAAGGGCTCTGGGCAAATTTTTATGGACATCCTGGATTTCATCCACAATGTAGGCCGCGGCGTTCCAGCCGGAATAGGAAAAAGTGACATATACAAAGGATACTGCAAATGATGGTAGGATAATTTCTTCTTTCCAGCTATCATCCCATAGAAACGAGGAATGCACAGGAGTCTGTGTTAAACCAAAATAGAGGAACAACACAATCAGGAAGATTTTTAAAAGGGTCGTGGAATTTTGGATAGTGCTACTCCTTTTAATGCTGATGGAATGCATAAAACTGATGGTCAAAATTGTCAAGAAGGCCAAGGCCATATCAGGAATTCCAAGATAAGGCCCTATATATTCTCCCAAGGCCATTGCAGACAAGGCTATGGGAGCTGAGAATCCTACCGTAAGTGAGACCCATCCAGATAAATATCCAAGAAGGGGGTGAAACGCTTTTGAAAGGAAATGGTATTCCCCGCCCGAGCGCACCCAATGAGTTCCCAATTCTGCGTAGCTCAACGCCCCACACAGTGCCATCAAGGCCCCTAAGGTCCACAATACAAGGATAGACCAGGTATTTGTGGTGTCCACCAATTGAAACCCTAAACTTGTGAATATTCCCGCGCCTATCATATTGGCAACAACAATGGCTGTTGCGGTGGACAACCCTATGGAATTAGGCTTGTTCATAAGAATTGATAGAGTTCATTAAAATTAAAAATAAAACAAGAGGTGGCCGAACTAAGCTCGCTATCACAGGTCTTGTTCGTGATGGAAGAAACACTACAAAAGTGTTGGTCCAATTTTCAGGCTTTGGAAACTAACCGATTCTAAAAGGAATACCTATGACATTCATCAGGGATATCAACTTAATTTCCAAGGCTTTTAACTCAAAAGACCACCCAGCCCAAAAACGGATTTCATTTGCGGAAGTGCCCATTGTAAAAATTTATCACAGTCTGTCTTCATCTCAGTTTCTTATGAGGCCATAACTACGGGGATATGATTCGCTTCCAGTA encodes the following:
- a CDS encoding APC family permease produces the protein MNKPNSIGLSTATAIVVANMIGAGIFTSLGFQLVDTTNTWSILVLWTLGALMALCGALSYAELGTHWVRSGGEYHFLSKAFHPLLGYLSGWVSLTVGFSAPIALSAMALGEYIGPYLGIPDMALAFLTILTISFMHSISIKRSSTIQNSTTLLKIFLIVLFLYFGLTQTPVHSSFLWDDSWKEEIILPSFAVSFVYVTFSYSGWNAAAYIVDEIQDVHKNLPRALLLGTVLVSVLYVLLTFVFLRQNPLEAIQGQLEIGQITAISLFGEKGGALISYGIALMLISSISAMVWAGPRVTQVMAEDHGLWRWFSKKTKNKVPLRAIWLQTAITLVLLFTGTFEQVMIYSGFVLQLFAALAVAGVFAVRRKNTTKSGFRSPFFPIPQITFLVLSLWVLLYLVFAQPLETGLGLLNLVLGFLVFKLDGYHSRKLEKR
- a CDS encoding YiiX/YebB-like N1pC/P60 family cysteine hydrolase is translated as MKKFFAFLLLLIGVYFLLLIPMPQNKITPEKASQNPFTWDQDKLWKTLERNFLEAKNMPDKTLDSIVLKLSMEADSILLVNEKKTSLPDDGFYEIIEDRFFQIAPLIAAQKNKTDWHIRYYNQVRKKLKSDSRFWDNDKASARNLTYRILYGMRATVEEILLQSSDDQFVSTMFVSDEPSATPSATILGIKVHSGDLLVSRGGAEVSAFISRGNDLPGNFSHVAIIYIDKQTNDPYLVEAHIEKGVAIATLEEYLKDKKLRFMVMRPRADLAQITANPMLPHEASLYIFNESQTRHIPYDFKMDFYDSSAMFCSEVGSYAYKKYGIDLWENESTISSNGVFDWLHTFGVENFVTQMPSDLEYDPKLSVVAEWRDKEILFQDHLDNAVMDALLDRANKGAKLDYNMWMLPVARVVKGYSFFLNVIGKEGAIPEGMGAVTALKNNDFVDRFKRCKSATVLKANAFKAENHYLPPYWQLVNMAEESLKN